A single genomic interval of Stenotrophomonas sp. ZAC14D1_NAIMI4_1 harbors:
- a CDS encoding helix-turn-helix domain-containing GNAT family N-acetyltransferase produces the protein MPAISPALTDRAEQVRSFNRFYTRRIGVLQDRMLGSDFSLTELRVLYELSSRGAARASDLRSDLGLNAGYLSRVIASLEARGLLQKSPNPEDARSHLLSLTAHGQDTFQPYDAASRQEAMTLLEPLTEAQRRGVVEAMTRISTLLGERNRDYLLRGPQPGDMGWVVHKQAQLYATEYGWNSEFEALLAEIVSKYLRDHDPASDRCWIAEQHGDIIGSVFVVRHDANTAKLRMLYVDASARGLGVGRTLVEEAIAFARSAGYSRMVLWTNAVLHDAVRLYEKAGFALVEEEQHHSFGKDQVSQVWARDL, from the coding sequence ATGCCCGCCATTTCCCCTGCCTTGACCGATCGGGCCGAACAGGTCCGCAGCTTCAACCGCTTTTACACCCGCCGGATCGGGGTGCTGCAGGACCGCATGCTGGGCAGCGACTTCTCGCTGACGGAGCTGCGGGTGCTGTACGAACTCTCCAGTAGGGGTGCGGCCCGCGCTTCGGATCTGCGCAGCGACCTTGGACTCAACGCCGGGTACCTGAGCCGGGTGATCGCATCGCTGGAAGCCAGGGGGCTGCTACAGAAGTCCCCCAATCCGGAAGATGCCCGCTCACACCTGCTGAGCCTGACCGCGCACGGGCAGGACACGTTCCAGCCCTACGACGCGGCGTCGCGGCAGGAAGCGATGACCCTGCTTGAACCGCTTACCGAAGCACAGCGGCGGGGCGTGGTGGAGGCGATGACGCGCATCAGTACATTGCTGGGCGAGCGCAACCGGGATTACCTGCTGCGCGGCCCCCAGCCCGGCGACATGGGCTGGGTCGTGCACAAGCAGGCGCAGCTCTATGCCACCGAGTACGGCTGGAACAGCGAGTTCGAGGCATTGCTGGCCGAGATCGTGTCGAAGTATCTGCGCGACCATGACCCTGCCTCGGACCGTTGCTGGATTGCCGAACAGCACGGCGACATCATCGGCTCGGTGTTCGTGGTGCGCCACGATGCCAACACCGCGAAGCTGCGCATGTTGTATGTGGATGCGAGTGCACGCGGCTTGGGCGTTGGCCGCACGCTGGTGGAGGAAGCCATCGCGTTCGCGCGCTCGGCGGGGTACTCACGCATGGTGCTGTGGACCAACGCGGTACTGCACGATGCCGTGCGGCTGTACGAGAAGGCCGGTTTCGCGCTGGTGGAGGAAGAACAGCACCACAGCTTCGGCAAGGACCAGGTCAGCCAGGTGTGGGCGCGCGATCTATAA
- a CDS encoding alpha/beta fold hydrolase produces the protein MTSSTLSAASSPDAAIRPDQRLSVRYRFDDPNMDLFFMSALSMGPAGGLDIGQAFYVASRIVEGDADSWVQAFGAYGELQQAQADTWAQRGWQQAAGEARLKAFASYRSAWQFAAPGGEAFVSLYRRHQRAFAQAMDELDLPMTFFSVPYEGACLPGLFLRNARADAPIVLVIGGADTSMEDLFLSYGRALWQRGYSVAIADLPGQGITALDGLHWEVEPERPIGAVIETLVAQFGATPDRLALIGLSLGGYFATRAAQYEQRLATVVASTPFPEPGRLFEASVRSAMQSGGGTPSTAALRSWQTSMWKSGTPTPEAFLARWAEAKADPEQTTVPFLSILGGGDSPVFTSQARDWHARLRSERKDLVYLDASTGADGHCQVNARIRLVQEASGWMDEIFAAAGRS, from the coding sequence ATGACCTCTTCGACGCTTTCCGCCGCCTCTTCCCCTGACGCCGCCATCCGGCCCGATCAGCGCCTGTCGGTCCGCTACCGCTTCGACGACCCCAACATGGACCTGTTCTTCATGTCGGCCCTGAGCATGGGCCCCGCTGGCGGGCTCGACATCGGTCAGGCGTTCTACGTCGCCTCCCGGATCGTCGAGGGCGATGCCGACAGCTGGGTGCAGGCATTCGGGGCGTACGGCGAACTGCAGCAGGCACAGGCCGATACCTGGGCGCAGCGTGGCTGGCAACAGGCCGCAGGCGAGGCCCGCCTGAAGGCGTTCGCCAGCTACCGTTCCGCCTGGCAGTTCGCTGCCCCCGGCGGTGAGGCGTTCGTGTCCCTGTATCGCCGCCATCAGCGTGCCTTTGCCCAGGCAATGGACGAACTGGACCTTCCGATGACCTTCTTCTCTGTCCCCTACGAAGGCGCATGCCTGCCCGGCCTGTTCCTGCGCAATGCGCGTGCCGATGCCCCGATCGTGCTCGTGATCGGAGGCGCCGACACCAGCATGGAGGACCTGTTCCTGTCCTACGGTCGCGCCCTGTGGCAGCGCGGCTACTCCGTCGCGATTGCAGACCTGCCCGGCCAAGGCATCACGGCGCTGGATGGGCTGCACTGGGAAGTCGAACCCGAGCGTCCGATCGGCGCGGTGATCGAAACGCTGGTTGCGCAGTTCGGCGCCACGCCGGACCGCCTGGCACTGATCGGCCTGAGCCTGGGTGGCTACTTCGCCACGCGCGCGGCGCAGTACGAACAGCGCCTGGCCACGGTGGTAGCCAGCACGCCGTTTCCAGAACCGGGCCGTCTGTTCGAGGCCAGCGTCCGCAGTGCGATGCAGAGTGGCGGCGGCACGCCCAGCACGGCCGCGCTGCGCAGCTGGCAGACCTCGATGTGGAAGTCGGGCACGCCGACACCCGAGGCGTTCCTGGCGCGCTGGGCCGAAGCCAAGGCTGATCCGGAGCAGACGACCGTTCCCTTCCTCTCCATCCTGGGAGGCGGCGACTCGCCCGTGTTTACCTCGCAGGCACGCGACTGGCATGCACGCCTGCGTTCGGAGCGCAAAGACCTCGTCTACCTCGATGCCAGCACCGGCGCAGACGGCCACTGCCAGGTCAATGCACGCATCCGCCTGGTGCAGGAAGCCAGCGGTTGGATGGACGAGATCTTTGCTGCAGCAGGTCGGAGCTGA
- a CDS encoding DUF6622 family protein: MNLLLPILSHTPIWVWVILAYLITRGVAAMRPGQTSLRRLAIVPALFTVWGIWSISHRYGGSLVAWSEWLAGICAGAMIGWLLLRRATLTVNEATGRLWRSADYSLLPLLLVTFLVKYGFEVALAVSPALSANGSFSAAYLLLSGGFTGIFVGKYFRYLSVLRKGMPGNLGPVH; the protein is encoded by the coding sequence GTGAACCTGCTGCTGCCCATCCTCTCGCACACCCCGATCTGGGTCTGGGTGATCCTGGCGTACCTCATCACCCGCGGCGTTGCGGCCATGCGGCCAGGACAGACCTCGCTGCGGAGGCTGGCGATCGTGCCGGCCCTGTTCACGGTGTGGGGCATCTGGTCGATCAGCCATCGCTACGGCGGTTCGCTGGTGGCGTGGAGCGAGTGGCTCGCCGGCATCTGCGCGGGTGCAATGATTGGCTGGTTGCTGCTGCGCCGCGCGACGCTGACCGTGAATGAGGCGACGGGCCGGTTGTGGCGCAGCGCGGACTACAGCCTGCTGCCGCTGCTGCTGGTTACGTTCCTGGTGAAGTACGGGTTCGAGGTGGCGCTTGCGGTGTCGCCTGCGCTGAGTGCCAATGGCAGCTTCAGTGCTGCTTATCTGCTGTTGTCCGGTGGGTTCACCGGGATCTTTGTTGGCAAGTACTTCCGGTATCTGTCAGTGCTGCGCAAGGGCATGCCCGGTAATCTGGGCCCGGTGCATTGA
- a CDS encoding CHAT domain-containing protein — MATPMTGNEFPWADLLAGGELQNLNLVFAGPNDTTRLAQLLLLVLVSAVNAQGGQLFRQALVLLPPDMPDTVAADVAAQMLRKRGTAMDTEELDILSRRLIVHRAESFDANAVVDAVASAPKGSFVVTVDTARYRPANWEIVRAKNMQVPEDRWISPLTDLARECIPRVPESVCVLLDVGEYLPTLSRNCEVFEDMECTVWGAEDPRAVDEKMIGRFDEWVGRVERGDIVSVLDEIDSEDRLAASSKEFCKVQVLYKGGRTTRALELLRPLNTDTTPTDLKLKLATVAMSAEDLELAKCLLESTADGLRDLDTNELALELSQSLNSPSIARQTSDWLARHFPESVVLRAQQVRRMLQAARDSVAFHSMGSIAIPLDDYAKFVTQPLAQPEVSDYVEHTAAVDVRWPQLANESRLAMALNARARQQPLHAMSLAIQTNPTSSFARNAVNVVLWSIEQLLLAHGDETKEALSEAVVFMLHYLAITPEDTASRERLDEVLSVDISGSVGVALLAYSLLKLAGVPQQAAEPPDIDTAVPDEAQMNAFLSGALAWLSSRRTVDLASTALPTQLMTVSADAALGHLKRIVHYMIEKETLDDTHTLRISVIAAFAIAPHATRKNDDLEILRLANSRLMLNGEAQLARDMAEAGLAASHGRPERLRLAWYAYGDVHHRSGNRYRALMYFGCALATQAPIELEQAYYETMGIVRALRDTGLLAEAEHVLVSCEQLLNQLGVLETNGHRIETMRVGLRLHGLNTISSGDSEAWSELLRVADRNLQAVQRANDELGPILVMAAQILGHLDSMEAPVDASIRARIEAAGGGAGEMTSGLVRLAINAAPGPDQLLALTHAVQRTRYADDVGFDVKLLVRAARAQLSDAGTLENPVLASFSAELTTDHALPLPEETRGGWLPARVQDSAETMLAISRRGIRVELLAADADQRLIRVSAEAGELTVAREADTFSMQRLHHWANRFPYDYGLDEEQLREAGRDWDPNVFYNSMQGLGLSTSVGDRVLFVLDTQLQRLPPQLLLVADEPIGRNAHVAVVPSLTWLNAAINAQGKTYGPPTAWISTTAENVANATLATVADRVGEDLEHHGVSLSTAAQVPDALRNASLAIVAAHGSLADENRFFQRVSDEAKFRVSGLTLAKALERSGVVVLFICSGGRQDEHPVSSTTVGLPKLLLQGGSLAVIASPWPLDSRVPSHWLPGFLAAWEAGETLLDANAAGNRRVVSQMGDDPKNGMAMTLYGNPLLRRQDLSRATLAGTSSSGGA, encoded by the coding sequence ATGGCGACCCCGATGACGGGTAATGAATTCCCCTGGGCAGATCTGCTGGCAGGCGGCGAGCTGCAGAACCTCAATCTGGTCTTCGCCGGGCCAAATGACACGACCCGCCTGGCGCAGTTGCTATTGCTCGTCCTGGTCAGCGCCGTCAATGCCCAGGGTGGGCAACTGTTCCGGCAGGCTCTCGTGCTCTTGCCGCCGGACATGCCAGATACCGTCGCGGCCGACGTGGCCGCGCAGATGCTTCGTAAGCGCGGAACCGCCATGGACACGGAGGAACTGGACATTCTGTCGCGCCGATTGATCGTCCATCGCGCCGAGTCCTTCGATGCGAATGCTGTCGTCGACGCGGTGGCGAGCGCCCCGAAAGGGAGCTTCGTTGTGACCGTGGACACCGCGCGCTACCGGCCTGCGAACTGGGAAATCGTACGCGCGAAGAACATGCAGGTTCCCGAGGATCGCTGGATCTCGCCACTAACCGACCTCGCCCGAGAATGCATACCCCGCGTGCCCGAATCGGTGTGCGTGTTGTTAGATGTCGGGGAGTATCTGCCCACTCTCTCGCGCAACTGCGAAGTGTTCGAGGACATGGAGTGCACGGTCTGGGGTGCGGAGGATCCGCGGGCCGTGGATGAGAAGATGATCGGTCGATTCGACGAGTGGGTCGGGCGTGTGGAGCGCGGCGACATCGTCTCGGTACTTGACGAGATTGACTCCGAGGATCGGCTGGCCGCGTCGTCCAAGGAGTTCTGCAAAGTGCAGGTCTTGTACAAGGGCGGCCGTACGACACGAGCTCTGGAACTGCTTCGCCCACTCAACACTGACACCACGCCGACTGATCTGAAGTTGAAGCTGGCGACGGTAGCTATGAGCGCCGAGGATCTGGAGTTGGCCAAGTGCCTGCTCGAGTCCACTGCCGACGGCTTGCGCGACCTCGATACCAACGAACTGGCACTAGAGCTGAGCCAATCCCTCAACTCGCCGTCAATCGCGCGCCAGACCAGCGACTGGCTGGCCCGGCATTTCCCGGAGTCCGTGGTGCTTCGGGCCCAACAGGTGCGGCGAATGCTTCAGGCGGCACGTGATTCTGTGGCATTTCATTCCATGGGGTCGATAGCGATTCCGTTGGACGACTACGCGAAATTCGTCACCCAGCCGCTCGCCCAGCCTGAGGTTTCCGACTACGTAGAGCACACTGCCGCGGTGGACGTTCGGTGGCCGCAGCTGGCGAACGAGTCGCGGCTGGCGATGGCCCTCAACGCCCGGGCCCGACAACAGCCGCTGCACGCAATGTCGCTTGCGATACAGACCAATCCGACCTCGTCGTTCGCGCGCAATGCCGTCAACGTTGTGCTGTGGTCGATCGAACAGTTGTTGCTCGCCCACGGGGATGAAACCAAGGAGGCGCTGTCGGAGGCTGTCGTGTTCATGCTGCACTACTTGGCGATCACGCCGGAGGACACTGCTTCGCGCGAGCGCCTTGACGAAGTACTGTCGGTGGACATCTCTGGATCGGTGGGTGTGGCGCTGTTGGCGTACAGCCTGCTCAAGCTAGCGGGAGTACCGCAGCAAGCTGCTGAACCGCCGGACATCGACACGGCGGTGCCGGACGAAGCGCAGATGAATGCGTTCTTGTCCGGCGCTCTAGCATGGCTTTCGTCCAGGCGCACCGTCGATTTAGCGTCGACGGCGCTGCCCACGCAGCTGATGACCGTCTCGGCCGATGCGGCTTTGGGGCACCTGAAGCGAATCGTCCACTACATGATCGAGAAGGAGACTCTGGACGACACTCATACGTTGCGGATCTCGGTGATCGCTGCCTTCGCGATCGCACCACACGCCACCCGCAAGAACGACGACCTGGAAATCTTGCGCCTGGCCAACAGCCGGCTGATGCTGAACGGGGAGGCACAGTTGGCGCGCGATATGGCCGAAGCGGGGCTGGCCGCTAGCCACGGCCGACCCGAACGCTTGCGATTGGCGTGGTATGCCTACGGCGATGTTCACCACCGCAGTGGCAACCGGTACCGCGCCTTGATGTACTTTGGCTGCGCCCTCGCGACGCAGGCGCCCATTGAGCTCGAGCAGGCGTACTACGAGACAATGGGGATCGTCCGCGCGCTGCGCGACACGGGGCTGCTCGCCGAAGCCGAACATGTGCTGGTTAGTTGCGAGCAGCTTCTCAACCAGCTGGGCGTCCTTGAGACGAACGGGCATCGCATCGAGACCATGCGCGTCGGGCTGAGGCTCCACGGCCTAAACACGATTAGCTCTGGCGACTCGGAGGCGTGGTCAGAGTTGCTGCGGGTGGCTGATCGCAACCTCCAGGCTGTGCAGAGAGCCAATGACGAACTCGGCCCCATCCTCGTCATGGCGGCTCAGATCCTGGGTCACCTGGACTCGATGGAAGCGCCGGTCGATGCTTCCATCCGGGCGCGCATCGAAGCTGCCGGCGGCGGGGCGGGCGAGATGACCAGCGGTCTGGTGCGGTTGGCGATTAACGCGGCACCGGGGCCCGATCAGCTGCTGGCGCTGACACACGCGGTTCAACGCACGCGCTACGCGGACGACGTGGGTTTCGATGTGAAGTTGCTCGTCCGCGCTGCGCGTGCCCAACTTTCAGACGCAGGCACGCTGGAGAATCCGGTGCTGGCCAGTTTTTCCGCGGAGTTGACGACCGATCATGCCCTGCCGCTGCCCGAGGAAACACGAGGCGGGTGGCTACCTGCCCGCGTGCAGGACTCCGCGGAAACCATGCTGGCAATCTCGCGTCGGGGAATTCGGGTCGAATTGCTCGCCGCAGATGCCGACCAACGCCTGATCCGCGTCAGCGCCGAGGCAGGCGAATTGACCGTCGCCCGCGAAGCGGACACATTTTCTATGCAGCGCCTGCATCACTGGGCAAACCGTTTTCCCTACGACTACGGCTTGGACGAGGAGCAACTGCGGGAGGCCGGCCGCGATTGGGACCCGAATGTGTTCTACAACAGCATGCAGGGGCTGGGCTTGTCGACAAGCGTGGGCGACCGCGTGTTGTTCGTTCTCGACACCCAGCTCCAACGATTGCCACCGCAACTGCTGTTGGTGGCCGACGAGCCGATTGGGCGAAACGCACACGTCGCGGTGGTCCCTTCGCTGACCTGGCTCAATGCTGCGATCAACGCGCAGGGCAAGACCTACGGACCGCCAACGGCCTGGATTTCCACGACGGCCGAGAATGTCGCCAATGCCACCCTGGCGACGGTGGCCGATCGCGTAGGCGAGGACCTTGAGCATCATGGCGTGTCCCTATCGACAGCCGCGCAGGTGCCCGACGCGCTTCGCAACGCAAGTCTGGCCATCGTGGCAGCCCACGGTAGCTTGGCCGACGAGAATCGCTTTTTTCAACGCGTTTCGGATGAGGCGAAGTTTCGTGTCAGCGGGCTAACGCTTGCCAAAGCACTGGAGCGGTCCGGCGTTGTGGTGTTGTTCATCTGCAGCGGCGGGAGGCAGGACGAGCATCCCGTTTCCAGTACCACCGTGGGCTTACCCAAGCTGCTCCTGCAGGGGGGCAGTCTGGCGGTCATCGCGTCCCCATGGCCGTTGGACTCCCGCGTGCCGTCGCACTGGTTGCCTGGGTTTCTGGCAGCTTGGGAGGCGGGCGAAACGCTCCTCGATGCCAATGCCGCCGGCAATCGACGCGTGGTGTCGCAAATGGGGGACGACCCCAAGAACGGAATGGCCATGACCTTGTACGGTAACCCGCTGCTTCGTCGGCAGGACCTTTCCCGCGCGACGCTTGCTGGCACCTCAAGTTCAGGTGGAGCCTAG
- a CDS encoding TonB-dependent receptor, whose product MNTPPTTLLALALSAALAAPAYAAETSDAPTTLNALQVIATPRGAAVAPTQVVGPNRYIINAADLDAMATGNNALAMLKAVPGASYTATDGLGLDISATSLFVRGFRMNEMGITFEGVPLNDSGFLSLTGTSVVNVGVPDGIGAITVSPGGAPVSVFSSSTNGGSLEYRLRDLQDTPSLRIKQGVGSNRTLVTTVSAQSGQLGEHGPKLLVDLQRVSADKYQGAGTQDFLRGNLKAQQEVDWGDFTVFASDSKAKVWGYNNISFDMIRKLGWKADSFYPDYAWAYYVASPENADKSCGAYTCGELSELIPYQTGQVTRDRVASINHRFQITPALSGNVQLYNANSHTQATLTDPTVPSPNGAPFSEQVQTPRVNRLGGMANLQFEVGAHIISAGFWQEKSKAAARTDWYQQPLLGQGKPLKATGPFDAHGPAFLTDNASRWVTRSHQFYLHDDIALSDTLKLGVGFKAVDFRTEGGGLGDAVDRPVYGALRAKDNFLPHVSLFWSPSDATDAFIDVANTMNGYRVAQRGNIGYTASAWTISDQEEFDRVAGTLRPEKNWNFTVGATHRFERLTLTGDVFYSDIRNRLLSAAIGTQFAQINTVRLMPKMHVIGADLGITADISDHVQFYQGVAVARSYYGSDFVVGDTVYPIKGNAQPGYPQVSLVSDLSAHLGNWRLGATSTSYLRQPFTYENDIRVPTFWQVNTYAAYTLGEGSVLPGLELRLDVSNLFNRNNIGTATIAGSSFSGDYQTLQRSAPRQVMFSTAMTF is encoded by the coding sequence ATGAACACCCCACCCACGACCCTGCTCGCCCTGGCCCTCAGCGCCGCCCTCGCCGCACCCGCTTACGCTGCCGAAACCAGCGACGCGCCCACCACCCTCAATGCCCTGCAGGTCATCGCCACGCCACGCGGCGCGGCGGTTGCACCCACGCAGGTGGTCGGCCCGAACCGCTACATCATCAACGCCGCCGACCTTGATGCCATGGCCACCGGCAACAACGCCTTGGCCATGCTCAAAGCCGTGCCTGGCGCCAGCTACACCGCCACCGATGGCCTGGGCCTGGATATATCCGCCACCAGCCTGTTCGTGCGCGGCTTCCGCATGAATGAAATGGGCATCACCTTTGAAGGCGTGCCGCTGAACGACAGCGGCTTCCTCTCGCTCACCGGCACCAGCGTGGTCAACGTGGGCGTGCCCGACGGCATCGGTGCGATCACCGTCAGCCCGGGCGGCGCACCGGTCAGTGTGTTTTCCAGCAGCACCAACGGCGGCAGCCTGGAATATCGCCTGCGCGACCTGCAGGACACGCCCAGCCTGCGCATCAAGCAGGGCGTGGGCAGCAACCGCACCCTGGTCACCACCGTGTCCGCGCAGAGTGGCCAACTGGGCGAACATGGCCCGAAGCTGCTGGTGGACCTGCAGCGCGTCTCAGCGGACAAGTACCAGGGCGCGGGCACGCAGGATTTCCTGCGCGGCAACCTGAAGGCGCAGCAGGAGGTGGACTGGGGTGATTTCACCGTCTTCGCCTCCGACAGCAAGGCCAAGGTCTGGGGCTACAACAACATCTCCTTCGACATGATCCGCAAGCTGGGCTGGAAGGCCGACAGCTTCTATCCCGATTACGCCTGGGCGTACTACGTGGCCTCGCCGGAGAATGCCGATAAATCCTGTGGTGCCTATACCTGCGGCGAGCTGTCCGAACTGATTCCCTACCAGACCGGCCAGGTCACCCGTGATCGCGTGGCGTCCATCAACCACCGTTTCCAGATCACGCCCGCACTCAGTGGCAACGTGCAGCTGTACAACGCCAACAGCCACACGCAGGCCACGCTGACCGACCCCACCGTGCCGTCGCCCAACGGCGCGCCGTTCTCCGAACAGGTGCAGACGCCGCGCGTGAACCGCCTCGGTGGCATGGCCAACCTGCAGTTCGAGGTTGGCGCGCACATCATCAGCGCGGGCTTCTGGCAGGAGAAGAGCAAGGCCGCTGCCCGTACCGACTGGTACCAGCAACCGCTGCTGGGCCAAGGCAAGCCACTGAAGGCCACCGGCCCGTTCGATGCGCATGGTCCGGCCTTCCTCACTGACAACGCCTCGCGATGGGTCACCCGCTCGCATCAGTTCTACCTGCACGATGACATCGCGTTGAGCGACACGCTGAAGCTGGGCGTGGGCTTCAAGGCCGTGGATTTCCGCACCGAAGGCGGCGGCCTCGGCGATGCCGTGGACCGACCGGTATACGGCGCGCTGCGCGCCAAGGATAACTTCCTGCCGCACGTCTCGCTGTTCTGGAGCCCGAGCGACGCCACCGATGCCTTCATCGACGTGGCCAACACCATGAACGGCTATCGCGTGGCCCAGCGCGGCAACATCGGCTATACCGCATCGGCGTGGACCATCAGCGACCAGGAAGAGTTCGACCGCGTGGCCGGCACGCTGCGGCCGGAGAAGAACTGGAACTTCACCGTGGGCGCAACGCATCGCTTCGAGCGTCTGACGCTGACCGGCGATGTGTTCTACAGCGATATCCGCAACCGGTTGCTGTCAGCGGCCATCGGCACACAGTTCGCGCAGATCAACACCGTGCGGCTGATGCCGAAGATGCACGTGATTGGCGCCGACCTGGGCATTACCGCGGACATCAGTGATCACGTGCAGTTCTACCAGGGCGTGGCCGTGGCCCGTTCGTACTACGGCAGTGATTTCGTGGTGGGCGATACCGTGTACCCGATCAAGGGCAACGCCCAGCCGGGGTATCCGCAGGTTTCGCTGGTGAGCGATCTGTCCGCGCATCTTGGCAACTGGCGCTTGGGTGCCACCAGCACCTCGTACCTGCGCCAGCCCTTTACGTACGAGAACGACATCCGCGTGCCCACGTTCTGGCAGGTGAACACCTACGCCGCATACACGCTGGGCGAGGGCAGTGTGCTGCCCGGGTTGGAACTGCGGCTGGATGTGAGCAACCTGTTCAACCGCAACAACATCGGCACCGCCACGATTGCCGGTTCCTCGTTCTCGGGCGATTACCAGACGCTGCAGCGCAGCGCCCCACGGCAGGTGATGTTCAGTACCGCGATGACCTTCTAA
- the yidA gene encoding sugar-phosphatase has protein sequence MDMGRRQSTIALVAIDMDGTLLDPAHKLTERAKAAIAQARALGVHVVLTSGRPVSGLAPFLQELGINGDDDYCIACNGGLVRRLGTGENVAEFPLSFEDFRYCEQVARDIGVHFQALDGQRLYTPNQDISRYTVIDSHLSHVPLSYRRVDDMDPSMSFIKLMMIDEPDVLDAAIAHLPAELTERFAVLKSAPFFLEVYDHRAGKGPSLQKLAEHLGIDRANVMAIGDQENDLTMLQFAGTSVAMGNAIDAVKAVARFETTTNSEDGVARAIERFVLQ, from the coding sequence ATGGACATGGGCCGCAGGCAATCGACCATCGCACTGGTCGCCATCGATATGGATGGCACCCTGCTGGACCCCGCCCACAAGCTCACCGAGCGGGCCAAGGCGGCCATCGCCCAGGCGCGCGCGCTGGGCGTGCATGTCGTGCTGACCAGCGGCCGCCCCGTGTCCGGCCTGGCGCCGTTCCTGCAGGAACTGGGCATCAACGGTGACGACGACTACTGCATCGCCTGCAATGGCGGCCTGGTGCGGCGCCTGGGCACCGGCGAGAACGTGGCCGAATTCCCGCTCAGCTTCGAGGATTTCCGTTACTGCGAACAGGTCGCGCGCGATATCGGCGTGCACTTCCAGGCCCTCGACGGCCAGCGCCTGTACACGCCCAACCAGGACATCAGCCGCTACACCGTCATCGACTCGCACCTCTCGCACGTGCCGCTGTCGTACCGCCGCGTGGACGACATGGATCCGTCGATGTCCTTCATCAAGCTGATGATGATCGACGAGCCCGACGTGCTGGACGCGGCCATCGCACACCTGCCGGCCGAACTGACCGAGCGCTTTGCCGTGCTGAAGAGCGCACCGTTCTTCCTGGAAGTGTACGACCACCGCGCCGGCAAGGGGCCCAGCCTGCAGAAGCTGGCCGAGCACCTGGGCATCGACCGCGCCAACGTCATGGCCATCGGCGACCAGGAAAACGACCTGACCATGCTGCAGTTTGCCGGCACCAGCGTGGCGATGGGCAATGCCATCGATGCAGTGAAGGCGGTGGCGCGTTTTGAAACCACCACCAATTCCGAAGATGGCGTGGCGCGGGCGATCGAGCGGTTCGTACTGCAGTAA
- a CDS encoding TetR/AcrR family transcriptional regulator: MVDKNKEIQKDTRRSPRQARSLYKVELMLEAALQLLEQAEIGALTTNAVAAKAGVSIGTLYQYFGDKQALLDALVARELGDMSKGVIDAIQAVPAAPGDRIRGVFKAVVGAYGGRGAVHRRLIEHALTHHTGGRLSPLYESLQHAFTSAGVPGQGDDRIRLSEAQAFVLTHAIAGVLRTLAATTNPPALQDVEDALVMLAINYVAAIYKAAMAAG; encoded by the coding sequence ATGGTCGATAAAAACAAGGAAATTCAAAAAGATACGCGCAGGTCGCCGCGCCAGGCCCGGTCGCTCTACAAGGTCGAGCTCATGTTGGAGGCGGCCCTGCAGCTGCTGGAGCAGGCCGAAATCGGCGCGCTGACAACCAATGCGGTTGCCGCGAAGGCCGGGGTGAGCATCGGCACCCTTTACCAGTACTTCGGCGACAAGCAGGCGCTGCTGGATGCCTTGGTCGCCCGCGAGCTGGGCGACATGTCCAAGGGCGTCATCGATGCGATCCAGGCCGTGCCCGCCGCACCCGGTGACCGCATACGCGGCGTCTTCAAGGCGGTGGTGGGCGCATATGGCGGGCGCGGCGCAGTGCATCGCAGACTGATCGAGCACGCGCTGACCCACCACACGGGAGGGCGGCTCTCCCCGCTCTACGAAAGCCTGCAGCATGCATTCACCAGCGCCGGTGTGCCCGGACAGGGGGACGACAGGATCAGGTTGAGCGAAGCTCAAGCCTTCGTGCTGACGCATGCCATCGCTGGCGTACTGCGGACACTCGCCGCGACGACGAATCCGCCAGCGCTGCAGGACGTCGAAGACGCCCTTGTCATGCTGGCGATCAACTACGTCGCTGCGATATACAAGGCAGCAATGGCGGCCGGCTGA